A portion of the Calothrix sp. 336/3 genome contains these proteins:
- a CDS encoding NAD(P)/FAD-dependent oxidoreductase — translation MQTFDVIIIGSGIGGLSAAALLARYGKKVIVCESHSTPGGAAHSFRRQGFEFDSGPSFYCGLTNVQSLNPLKQILDVIGESVDAVSYDPLGIYHFPEATVPIYSDSLRYQGEVAKVTPQGAKELQEFEQKLLPLYKAMAGIPTIALRSDWQMIPLLLRHYLPSMLKMLPHLSLTRASVGDVMDSTVKDPWVRRLIDLECFLLSGLKAQGTIAPEVAFMLGERSRVGVEYPVGGSGAIIAALVRGLERWGGKLRLGCHVDKILVQQGQAVGVKLAMGETLSAPIVISNATIWDTYGKLLQPQDLPENYRTTALETKAIASFMHLHLGIRGEGLENIPGHHVVVHDSTQDISVPGNTCMISIPTVWDRNLAPPGHHVVHTYTLEPYSGWQRHPDYGQRKRDKAQILYRALEKVIPDIRERVVLELIGTPLTHAHYLRRYQGTYGPAIPASQGMFPSTFTPIRGLYRVGDSTIPGIGVPAVAASAILCANTLVSPNTQLIP, via the coding sequence ATGCAAACTTTTGATGTGATTATCATTGGTAGTGGAATTGGTGGGTTATCAGCTGCTGCATTACTAGCAAGGTACGGAAAAAAAGTTATTGTCTGTGAAAGCCATAGTACACCAGGGGGTGCTGCCCATAGTTTTCGACGGCAGGGATTTGAGTTTGATTCGGGACCATCTTTTTATTGTGGTTTAACTAATGTCCAAAGTTTAAACCCTCTTAAACAAATTCTGGATGTAATTGGTGAATCTGTAGATGCGGTAAGTTACGACCCTTTAGGAATTTACCATTTTCCGGAAGCTACTGTCCCAATTTATAGTGATAGTCTTCGCTACCAAGGAGAAGTCGCAAAAGTCACTCCCCAGGGAGCCAAGGAACTTCAGGAATTTGAGCAAAAGTTATTACCTTTATACAAAGCAATGGCGGGAATTCCCACTATTGCCTTACGTTCTGACTGGCAAATGATTCCTTTATTATTGCGCCATTATTTGCCATCAATGTTAAAAATGTTGCCCCATCTTTCTTTAACACGGGCATCTGTGGGGGATGTCATGGATAGCACAGTCAAAGACCCCTGGGTGAGACGATTAATTGATTTAGAATGCTTTCTGCTCTCCGGTTTAAAAGCCCAGGGAACCATTGCGCCAGAAGTAGCATTTATGCTCGGTGAGCGGAGCCGTGTGGGGGTTGAGTATCCTGTGGGTGGAAGTGGGGCAATTATTGCCGCTTTGGTGCGGGGATTGGAGCGCTGGGGGGGGAAATTACGTTTGGGGTGTCATGTAGATAAAATTCTGGTGCAACAGGGGCAAGCGGTGGGTGTAAAGTTGGCTATGGGCGAAACTCTCTCAGCACCAATAGTTATTTCCAATGCGACGATTTGGGATACCTACGGCAAGTTACTCCAACCCCAAGATTTGCCGGAAAACTACCGTACAACAGCTTTGGAAACAAAGGCGATCGCCAGCTTTATGCATCTACACCTCGGTATCCGTGGCGAAGGCTTAGAAAATATACCAGGACACCATGTGGTAGTTCATGATAGTACTCAAGATATTTCTGTGCCTGGGAATACCTGTATGATTTCTATTCCCACTGTCTGGGATAGGAACCTTGCACCACCAGGACATCATGTAGTTCATACATATACCTTAGAACCCTACTCTGGATGGCAACGACACCCAGATTATGGACAAAGGAAACGAGACAAAGCACAAATTTTATACCGTGCCCTAGAAAAAGTTATCCCCGATATCCGAGAACGAGTAGTATTAGAACTTATTGGTACACCCCTCACCCATGCCCATTATCTGAGACGATATCAGGGAACCTATGGTCCAGCAATTCCTGCAAGTCAAGGAATGTTTCCCAGTACTTTCACCCCCATTCGTGGACTCTATCGTGTAGGAGATAGCACTATTCCTGGCATCGGTGTTCCTGCCGTCGCAGCATCGGCAATTCTCTGCGCTAACACGTTAGTTAGTCCGAATACTCAGTTAATCCCCTAA
- the cruF gene encoding gamma-carotene 1'-hydroxylase CruF, whose amino-acid sequence MKQLVIFERVCLIGHLVSMVFGLVGILLVVPNADIILNLSEVGQTVMQWSMAGGGVMYMIFGATAVALYAYRNLGLNRWLAFMLPSIFISLTSELLGTSTGFPFGHYSYLSGLGYKIAGLVPFTIPLSWFYVGCVSYLLARVGLQVDKKPSLLRHVGAIFLGALLLTSWDFSLDPAMSQTALPFWYWQQPGAFFGMPYQNFAGWMGTGCTFMTVAALLWRNQKLELGRSQLHFPLIVYLGNFGFATVMSLAAGFSIPVLLGLFLGVTPAILLWWKGQSTEISNIESVAIAPVEVALK is encoded by the coding sequence ATGAAACAACTGGTTATCTTTGAGCGTGTATGCTTAATCGGTCATCTGGTGTCCATGGTATTTGGACTAGTTGGGATATTACTGGTTGTACCTAACGCCGACATCATTTTGAATCTATCGGAGGTAGGGCAAACAGTCATGCAATGGAGTATGGCTGGTGGCGGTGTCATGTATATGATTTTTGGGGCAACGGCTGTGGCATTGTATGCCTACCGGAATCTGGGCTTAAACAGGTGGTTAGCTTTTATGTTGCCATCTATATTTATTTCCCTCACCAGTGAGCTATTAGGAACCAGTACAGGTTTTCCGTTTGGTCACTATAGTTACCTCAGTGGTTTAGGTTACAAAATTGCTGGCTTAGTCCCTTTTACCATTCCTCTGTCATGGTTTTACGTAGGCTGTGTGTCCTATTTGTTAGCACGAGTAGGTTTACAGGTAGATAAAAAACCTAGCTTACTACGTCATGTCGGGGCGATATTTTTAGGCGCATTGCTCCTGACTTCCTGGGATTTTTCCCTAGATCCAGCCATGAGTCAAACAGCCCTGCCTTTTTGGTATTGGCAACAACCCGGTGCTTTCTTTGGAATGCCCTATCAAAACTTTGCAGGTTGGATGGGTACAGGTTGCACCTTTATGACAGTTGCGGCTTTGTTATGGCGTAATCAAAAATTGGAATTAGGGCGATCGCAGCTGCACTTTCCCCTGATTGTTTACCTTGGCAACTTTGGATTTGCCACCGTGATGAGTTTAGCGGCAGGTTTTTCCATCCCCGTACTTCTAGGTTTATTTCTTGGTGTGACTCCAGCGATTCTGCTTTGGTGGAAAGGACAATCAACAGAAATCAGTAATATCGAATCCGTGGCGATCGCCCCCGTAGAAGTTGCCCTGAAGTAA
- the cruG gene encoding 2'-O-glycosyltransferase CruG encodes MLTIPTTLPLLLLLIQVPAVAILLSRLLKGARRQAPVTPQQPTPDILSAVSIVVPTLNEAQRISPLLAGLKLQSYEVREVIVVDSNSQDGTPDMVKAVEKHDPRFRVITDDPLPPGWVGRPWALHNGFLQTSQGSEWFLGMDADTQPAPGLVAGLVKTAVAGGYDMVSLSPKFILKYPGESWLQPALLITLLYRFDPAGITTKQAQRVMANGQCFLCRRSVLEAVNGYTSAASSFCDDVTLARHIAASGYKVGFLDGAKVLKVRMYEGALETWKEWGRSLDLKDASSGGQTWGDVGLLAAVQGLPLVVTVVSGLFFPLFATSIPLQLLFGLNLFLLVIRFALLLAIAPSYDLTQAQGSWLFWLSPLADPLAVFRIFLSALRTPKQWRGRKYD; translated from the coding sequence GTGTTAACCATCCCAACGACTCTACCCTTGCTACTGTTGCTCATCCAAGTACCAGCAGTAGCTATTTTACTGTCTCGCCTGCTCAAAGGAGCGAGAAGACAAGCACCAGTCACACCCCAACAACCCACACCAGACATTCTCAGTGCAGTGAGTATTGTCGTTCCCACCTTGAATGAAGCTCAACGTATCAGCCCTCTCCTGGCAGGTTTAAAGCTGCAAAGTTATGAGGTGAGAGAAGTTATAGTCGTTGATAGTAACTCCCAGGATGGCACACCAGATATGGTTAAAGCTGTAGAAAAACATGACCCCCGGTTCCGTGTAATTACTGATGACCCCCTCCCCCCTGGATGGGTTGGTCGTCCCTGGGCACTACATAACGGCTTTTTGCAGACATCCCAGGGCAGTGAGTGGTTTTTGGGTATGGATGCGGATACCCAGCCAGCACCGGGGTTAGTGGCGGGTTTGGTCAAAACTGCCGTTGCCGGTGGCTATGATATGGTTTCCTTATCACCCAAGTTTATTCTCAAATATCCCGGTGAGTCCTGGTTACAGCCAGCATTATTAATCACATTACTATATCGTTTCGACCCGGCGGGCATTACCACAAAGCAAGCGCAAAGGGTGATGGCAAATGGTCAATGTTTTTTATGTCGGCGATCGGTGTTAGAAGCCGTCAACGGTTATACAAGTGCCGCTAGCTCTTTTTGTGATGATGTCACCCTGGCTAGACATATCGCTGCTTCTGGATACAAAGTCGGTTTTTTGGATGGGGCGAAGGTGTTGAAAGTACGCATGTATGAAGGAGCATTAGAGACATGGAAAGAATGGGGACGAAGTTTAGATTTGAAAGACGCTTCCTCCGGTGGGCAAACTTGGGGTGATGTGGGTTTGCTGGCTGCTGTACAGGGTTTACCTTTAGTAGTGACTGTGGTGAGTGGATTATTCTTTCCTCTATTTGCCACTTCCATCCCTTTACAATTACTTTTCGGATTAAATCTATTTTTATTAGTCATCCGTTTTGCCCTATTACTGGCGATCGCTCCTTCCTATGATCTCACCCAAGCCCAAGGAAGTTGGTTATTTTGGCTTTCCCCCCTTGCAGATCCCCTAGCCGTATTCCGAATCTTTCTCTCTGCATTGCGTACACCGAAACAATGGCGGGGTAGGAAGTATGATTAG
- a CDS encoding SGNH/GDSL hydrolase family protein, translated as MRKFRNFYLAFLLATLGGSIFLNFILYEQAKKYYFELNETRLDPVGLNYYPANSQKFTTKQKLRVIFFGDSRAESWKSPNIDKYEFLNRGISSQTSIQSLQRFSSHMGSLKPDIVVIQVGINDLKTIALFPDRRNEIVRNCQASIKEIVEASKKLGAIAIVTTIFPPGEVPLKRQPFWSDEIGKAVKETNAYIATLADEKTIIFDTSPILVNSQGLILQNYQLDELHLKEQGYVALNQELVRLIETIERKKVKS; from the coding sequence ATGAGAAAATTTCGTAATTTCTACCTAGCTTTCCTCCTAGCAACCCTGGGAGGTTCAATTTTTCTGAATTTTATTCTCTACGAGCAAGCTAAAAAATACTATTTTGAACTCAATGAGACACGTTTAGACCCCGTAGGATTGAACTATTATCCCGCCAATTCCCAGAAATTTACTACTAAACAAAAACTACGGGTGATTTTTTTCGGTGACTCCAGAGCAGAAAGTTGGAAATCACCAAATATCGATAAATATGAATTTCTGAACCGAGGAATTTCCTCTCAGACATCAATCCAAAGCCTCCAGAGATTTTCATCTCATATGGGTTCCTTAAAACCAGATATTGTCGTGATTCAGGTGGGGATTAATGATTTAAAAACTATTGCTTTATTCCCCGATCGCAGAAATGAAATTGTCAGAAATTGTCAAGCAAGTATCAAGGAAATAGTCGAAGCATCAAAAAAACTAGGGGCGATCGCCATTGTCACTACTATTTTCCCCCCAGGAGAGGTACCATTGAAACGCCAACCTTTCTGGTCTGATGAGATAGGAAAGGCTGTTAAGGAAACAAATGCCTATATCGCCACCTTAGCTGACGAAAAGACTATCATCTTCGATACTTCCCCCATTCTGGTTAACAGTCAAGGGCTAATATTGCAGAATTACCAACTAGATGAACTGCATTTAAAGGAACAGGGATATGTGGCTCTCAACCAAGAATTAGTTAGGTTAATTGAAACGATCGAGCGGAAAAAAGTCAAGAGTTAG
- a CDS encoding LysR family transcriptional regulator has product MELRHLRYFTAVAESLSFSRASEALGIAQPPLSQQIKALETELNVQLFNRSTHPIQLTIAGQIFLQEARAILLQLDQATRTTQQVDRGYLGKLTLGIHNSFANSHLPGLVAQFHQQFPDVRLEFREVTVVQELELLQNHQIDVVFHRSPAIYQDGMTFNCLPLLEEEFVLVLPENHPLTARAIVPLTDLKGESLILPDLDVLPFYRQVINACRQSGFEPRLDLSIRSGGLITLLSLVATGLGLSVMPAHTQILNRQGVVHRPIQGLQLKRHITLLWRKNEDSPVLNNFIKFFE; this is encoded by the coding sequence ATGGAGCTTCGACATCTTCGTTACTTTACTGCTGTAGCCGAATCACTAAGTTTCAGTCGCGCCTCGGAAGCCTTGGGTATCGCCCAACCGCCACTCAGTCAACAAATTAAGGCATTAGAGACAGAACTAAATGTGCAATTATTCAATCGCTCTACTCATCCGATCCAATTGACGATCGCGGGTCAAATCTTTCTGCAAGAAGCTCGCGCTATCCTGTTGCAATTAGATCAGGCAACTCGGACAACCCAACAAGTTGATCGGGGATATTTAGGTAAGCTCACCCTGGGGATTCACAACTCCTTTGCAAATAGCCATCTACCTGGATTGGTGGCTCAGTTTCATCAGCAGTTTCCTGATGTGCGATTAGAATTTCGTGAAGTGACTGTAGTCCAGGAGTTAGAACTATTACAGAATCATCAAATTGATGTAGTTTTTCATCGATCCCCAGCCATCTATCAGGATGGGATGACCTTTAATTGTCTGCCATTGTTAGAGGAGGAATTTGTACTCGTTCTGCCCGAAAATCACCCCTTAACCGCACGAGCGATCGTCCCCTTAACTGACCTGAAAGGCGAATCTCTTATCCTGCCTGACCTGGATGTCTTACCTTTTTATCGCCAGGTAATTAATGCTTGCCGTCAAAGCGGATTTGAACCTAGGCTAGATTTGAGTATTCGTTCGGGTGGATTAATCACCTTACTTAGTTTGGTAGCGACTGGACTGGGATTATCCGTAATGCCAGCACATACACAAATTCTGAACCGCCAAGGTGTTGTCCATCGACCAATCCAAGGACTTCAGTTAAAACGTCACATCACCCTCCTATGGCGTAAAAATGAGGATTCTCCTGTTTTGAATAATTTCATCAAATTCTTTGAGTGA
- a CDS encoding NAD(P)H-quinone oxidoreductase subunit 4 has product MSAFEFPWLTAIILLPAMASLAIPFIPDKEGKTVRWYGLGVAIADFALMIYTFWQNYDFQNSAFQLVEKYAWVPQLGLNWLVAVDGLSMPLILLTGLINTLAIFAAWKVTNKPRLFYALMLVMYSAQLGVFVAQDLLLFFLMWEIELVPVYLLISIWGGANRRYAATKFIIYTAAASIFILVAGFAMAFSGDTVTFDMAELGMKHYPRTLEFLAYAGFLIAYGVKMPIFPLHTWLPDAHGEASAPGSMVLAGVLLKMGGYALIRFNMEMLPNAHVYFAPILAILGVVNIIYGACCAFAQTNLKRRLAYSSIAHMGFVLVGIASYTDIGMSGAVLQMVSHGLIAAALFFLSGVAYERTHTLMMEQMGGMGKVMPRTFALFTTGAMASLALPGMSGFVGELMVFLGIATSDVYSSSFKVVVVFLSAVGVILTPIYLLSMLRQVFYGKQSSDLHLDAFVPDVKPRELFITACLIVPIIGIGLYPKIATQAYDVKTTEVATHARQFLPVVAKQQPSSLYSQVFTAPTLAEVKTPKFHWFGK; this is encoded by the coding sequence ATGAGCGCCTTTGAATTTCCTTGGTTAACAGCCATAATTCTCTTACCGGCGATGGCATCTCTAGCCATCCCTTTCATTCCAGATAAAGAGGGTAAAACAGTTCGGTGGTATGGATTAGGAGTGGCGATCGCGGATTTCGCCCTCATGATTTACACCTTCTGGCAAAATTACGACTTCCAAAATTCTGCCTTTCAACTCGTAGAAAAATATGCTTGGGTTCCCCAATTAGGCTTGAATTGGTTAGTAGCAGTAGATGGTTTATCCATGCCTCTCATCTTACTGACTGGCTTAATCAACACCCTAGCAATATTCGCGGCTTGGAAAGTTACCAACAAGCCGCGTTTGTTTTATGCCTTAATGTTAGTCATGTACAGCGCCCAATTAGGGGTGTTCGTGGCTCAAGACCTACTATTGTTCTTCTTAATGTGGGAAATTGAACTGGTTCCCGTATACCTGTTAATTTCCATCTGGGGTGGTGCTAACCGTCGCTACGCCGCCACTAAATTTATCATCTATACTGCTGCCGCTTCTATCTTTATTCTTGTTGCTGGTTTCGCCATGGCATTCTCCGGTGATACAGTCACCTTCGATATGGCGGAATTGGGAATGAAACACTACCCTAGAACCTTAGAATTCCTTGCCTACGCTGGCTTCTTAATTGCTTACGGCGTGAAAATGCCAATTTTCCCCCTTCACACTTGGTTGCCCGATGCTCATGGTGAGGCTTCTGCCCCTGGTTCCATGGTTCTGGCTGGTGTATTGTTGAAAATGGGTGGTTATGCATTGATTCGCTTCAACATGGAAATGCTACCCAATGCCCATGTTTACTTTGCTCCTATTCTGGCAATCTTAGGTGTTGTTAACATTATCTACGGTGCTTGTTGCGCCTTTGCCCAAACTAACTTGAAACGTCGCCTAGCGTACTCTTCCATCGCTCACATGGGCTTCGTACTGGTAGGTATTGCTTCCTATACAGATATTGGGATGAGCGGTGCGGTACTGCAAATGGTATCCCATGGTTTAATTGCTGCGGCTCTGTTCTTCCTCTCTGGTGTTGCCTACGAACGTACCCACACCTTGATGATGGAACAAATGGGTGGTATGGGTAAAGTTATGCCCCGTACCTTCGCTTTGTTCACCACTGGTGCGATGGCTTCCCTAGCATTACCGGGAATGAGTGGTTTTGTGGGTGAGTTGATGGTGTTCCTGGGTATTGCTACCAGCGATGTTTACAGTTCTAGTTTCAAGGTTGTAGTTGTCTTCCTGTCTGCGGTAGGTGTGATTCTAACTCCTATCTATCTGCTCTCTATGTTGCGCCAAGTTTTCTACGGTAAACAAAGTTCCGATTTGCACTTGGATGCATTTGTACCTGATGTCAAACCCCGCGAATTGTTTATCACCGCTTGTTTGATTGTTCCTATCATCGGTATCGGTTTGTATCCTAAAATCGCAACTCAAGCCTACGATGTGAAAACTACAGAAGTTGCAACCCATGCACGTCAATTCCTACCTGTAGTTGCTAAACAACAACCTTCTAGCTTATATTCTCAAGTCTTCACAGCACCGACATTGGCTGAAGTCAAAACTCCTAAATTTCACTGGTTTGGTAAGTAA
- a CDS encoding GNAT family N-acetyltransferase, whose amino-acid sequence MIRAIAPDDTTALLALAEATGLFQPENIEELAQILAAHFDDASDSSGIWLTDDDNDLVAIAYFAPERMTEGTWNLYLIAIHPKYQRQGRGAALLAHIEKMLIEQGERILLVETSGLEGFDYVRDFYRKNGFEEEARIRDFYQAGDDKIVFRKVLKV is encoded by the coding sequence ATGATTCGAGCAATCGCACCCGATGACACTACCGCATTACTGGCTTTAGCGGAAGCGACTGGTTTATTTCAACCAGAGAATATTGAGGAACTGGCTCAAATACTGGCTGCTCACTTCGATGACGCAAGTGATAGTTCTGGGATTTGGCTTACCGATGATGATAACGATTTGGTGGCGATCGCATATTTTGCACCGGAACGAATGACAGAAGGGACATGGAATCTATATCTAATTGCGATCCATCCCAAATATCAGAGACAGGGAAGAGGTGCAGCGCTTTTAGCACACATCGAAAAAATGTTGATAGAACAGGGGGAACGAATACTACTGGTGGAAACTTCGGGTTTGGAGGGTTTTGACTACGTTCGGGATTTTTATCGCAAAAACGGTTTTGAAGAGGAAGCACGAATTCGAGATTTTTATCAAGCGGGTGATGACAAGATTGTCTTTCGTAAAGTCTTGAAAGTTTGA
- a CDS encoding type II toxin-antitoxin system RelE/ParE family toxin, which yields MIVSFKDQGTEDIFDGNDSKEARKQCPINLWEVARRKLDQINAASSLDDIKVPPGNRLESLKGDRKGQHSIRINEQYRICFTWILEGASEVEIVDYHD from the coding sequence ATGATAGTATCATTTAAAGACCAAGGGACAGAAGACATTTTTGATGGAAATGACTCCAAGGAAGCTCGCAAGCAATGTCCGATAAATTTGTGGGAAGTTGCCCGTAGAAAATTAGACCAAATCAACGCTGCATCATCTTTAGATGACATCAAAGTCCCACCGGGAAATCGATTAGAATCGCTAAAAGGCGATCGCAAGGGACAGCATAGTATTCGGATTAATGAGCAATATCGAATTTGTTTTACATGGATACTCGAAGGTGCATCGGAAGTTGAAATAGTTGATTACCATGATTGA
- a CDS encoding HigA family addiction module antitoxin: MKIPKYRSPSHPGEILLKDFLEPMGITQRQLADAIHVPYQRVNELINQKRGITPSTALRLSKFFGNSSSFWLNLQQNWEIYHVIQEEEGELEAISQFKAV, translated from the coding sequence ATGAAAATCCCCAAGTATCGATCCCCATCCCATCCAGGTGAAATTCTGTTAAAAGATTTCTTGGAACCAATGGGAATAACCCAACGACAACTAGCTGATGCAATTCACGTTCCCTACCAGCGAGTCAATGAGTTGATAAATCAAAAGCGGGGTATTACACCGAGTACCGCACTGCGATTGTCTAAGTTTTTTGGAAATAGTTCGAGTTTTTGGTTAAATCTCCAGCAAAATTGGGAAATATATCACGTTATTCAAGAAGAAGAGGGGGAATTAGAAGCTATTTCTCAATTTAAAGCTGTTTGA
- a CDS encoding aminoglycoside phosphotransferase family protein: MQQGTPAPDIEIDIALVTNLLQTQHPDLAHLPIYRVDTGWDNVIFRLGEDFAIRLPCREMAAKLIEHEQIWLPQIAPRLSIPVPNPYRIGKPNNNYPWSWSIVPWLVGTPSDRCQPHPEEAVKFATFLRHLHQAAPEAAPKNPFRGVPLQQREAMLSERMQRLITNTNFITLEIQDIWHQALDAPIDTESTWIHGDLHPANILVEKGAIAGIIDWGDITSGGIATDLATIWMVFAERDARDRIIAEYGNISEATLKRAKGWAIFFGVVLLDTGLIDNPRYAKVGEMTLNRLLVDRK, from the coding sequence ATGCAACAAGGAACACCAGCACCAGACATCGAAATTGATATAGCCTTGGTAACTAACTTATTACAAACCCAACACCCAGATTTAGCCCACTTACCAATTTATCGAGTTGATACTGGTTGGGATAATGTCATATTCCGTTTGGGTGAAGATTTCGCAATTCGTCTTCCCTGTCGAGAAATGGCTGCCAAACTCATTGAACATGAGCAAATATGGCTTCCTCAAATCGCTCCCCGTTTATCCATTCCCGTTCCTAATCCCTACCGTATTGGCAAACCAAACAATAATTATCCCTGGTCTTGGAGTATTGTACCGTGGTTAGTTGGAACTCCCAGCGATCGCTGCCAACCCCACCCAGAAGAAGCCGTCAAATTTGCTACCTTTCTACGTCATCTTCACCAAGCAGCACCAGAAGCAGCACCCAAAAATCCCTTTCGTGGTGTACCCCTACAGCAGCGAGAAGCCATGCTATCAGAGCGTATGCAGCGATTAATAACAAACACAAATTTCATCACACTCGAAATTCAAGATATTTGGCATCAAGCTCTAGATGCACCCATTGATACAGAATCCACATGGATACACGGAGATTTACACCCCGCTAATATACTGGTGGAAAAGGGAGCGATCGCGGGGATTATTGATTGGGGTGACATCACATCTGGAGGCATTGCCACTGATTTAGCAACAATTTGGATGGTATTTGCAGAGCGAGATGCTCGCGATCGCATAATTGCAGAATATGGGAATATTTCGGAAGCGACTTTAAAACGAGCCAAAGGATGGGCGATATTTTTTGGTGTGGTTTTATTGGATACAGGGTTAATAGACAATCCCCGTTATGCAAAGGTGGGGGAAATGACATTAAATCGCCTTTTGGTAGATAGGAAATAG